One window of Gloeothece citriformis PCC 7424 genomic DNA carries:
- a CDS encoding ATP-dependent 6-phosphofructokinase, whose translation MKMSKKKRIGILTSGGDCPGLNAIIRAVVKAANRKNWEVYGLPYGTDGFIHLAKGLCTPDELRLTTHGYDLPGHLQGIDILQFLSGSILGSLSKGDPQDPEIAQSILDGYERLGLDALIAIGGDGSLDIIYDLAQKGHWNFVAIPKTIDNDVPFTERSVGFDTAVDTVTHALYDLTFTAASHERVMIVQVMGRDAGHLALHAGIAGGADVILIPELVPHLSDQVVEGCCRQMADIRSTGRQFALIVLSEGVKNDNNGKEKYIGDYLANRINEQSHKLCENGLEEFCSLKNIDVRVTVLGHLQRSGTPSSSDRLIGTAFGIKAIELIEQEAYSRLVVWQHGGVYSQPLDQVIAVIRQCHRDNRCAYPVDPDGFMVQTARSLNIYLGDQHLPLSDLDPKPTSFQLAV comes from the coding sequence ATAAAAATGAGCAAAAAAAAACGGATTGGAATTTTAACCAGTGGGGGCGATTGTCCTGGATTAAATGCCATTATTCGGGCAGTTGTTAAAGCCGCTAACCGAAAAAATTGGGAAGTTTATGGATTACCTTATGGAACAGATGGATTTATTCATCTAGCAAAAGGTCTTTGTACTCCCGACGAACTCAGATTAACCACTCATGGTTATGATCTGCCCGGACATTTGCAAGGGATAGATATTCTGCAATTTCTGAGTGGGAGTATCTTAGGTTCTCTGAGCAAAGGAGATCCTCAAGATCCAGAAATAGCTCAGTCAATTTTAGACGGATATGAACGCTTAGGGCTAGATGCTCTTATTGCTATTGGTGGGGATGGAAGTTTAGATATTATTTATGACTTAGCTCAAAAAGGTCATTGGAATTTTGTCGCTATTCCCAAAACCATTGATAATGATGTCCCCTTCACCGAACGCTCAGTCGGGTTTGATACGGCGGTGGATACGGTTACTCATGCTCTTTATGATCTAACCTTTACCGCCGCCTCTCACGAACGGGTAATGATCGTTCAAGTGATGGGAAGAGATGCCGGACATTTAGCACTCCATGCCGGTATTGCAGGGGGAGCAGATGTGATTTTAATTCCTGAATTAGTCCCTCATCTCTCGGATCAGGTGGTTGAGGGTTGTTGTCGCCAAATGGCTGATATTCGCTCAACTGGTCGCCAATTTGCCTTAATTGTTCTCTCTGAAGGGGTGAAAAATGATAATAATGGAAAAGAGAAATATATTGGGGATTATTTAGCCAATCGCATTAACGAACAAAGTCACAAATTATGTGAAAACGGACTAGAAGAATTTTGTTCCCTGAAAAATATTGATGTACGAGTGACGGTTTTAGGACACCTACAACGTAGCGGAACGCCTTCTAGTAGCGATCGCTTAATTGGGACAGCTTTCGGGATAAAAGCCATAGAATTAATTGAACAGGAAGCCTATTCTCGTCTTGTGGTTTGGCAACATGGAGGAGTTTATAGTCAACCCCTCGATCAAGTCATTGCTGTGATTCGACAATGTCATCGAGATAATCGTTGTGCTTATCCGGTTGATCCCGATGGATTTATGGTACAAACCGCCCGATCGCTCAATATCTATCTAGGGGATCAACATCTTCCTCTAAGTGATCTTGACCCTAAACCCACCAGTTTTCAGTTAGCGGTGTAA
- the hypD gene encoding hydrogenase formation protein HypD, translating into MKFVDEYRNATLAKQYARAIAKRITRPWTIMEICGGQTHSIVKYGIDELLPPDITLIHGPGCPVCVTPIKLIDQAIAIAALPEVIFCSFGDMLRVPGTQKDLLSIKATGADIRIVYSPLDCLKLAQANPDKQVVFFAVGFETTAPATAMAAYQAYQHEIKNFSMVVSHVLVPPAMEAILSSPNCQVQGFLAAGHVCTVTGYQDYEPIALKYQIPIIVTGFEPIDILQGIYLCVKQLESGQAYCENQYTRSVQQKGNLTAQQLLQEVFEVVPRQWRGIGEISQSGLGLREKYAQIDALKRFYPLSGSSSESYNSPCISGEIMQGHKKPHDCPAFGKTCNPEHPLGAPMVSSEGSCAAYYRYRSQLIAT; encoded by the coding sequence ATGAAATTTGTCGATGAATACCGGAACGCGACTCTAGCTAAACAATATGCACGGGCGATCGCCAAGCGCATAACCCGGCCTTGGACGATCATGGAAATCTGTGGAGGACAAACCCATTCTATTGTTAAATACGGGATTGATGAACTTTTACCCCCAGACATTACCTTAATTCACGGGCCCGGATGTCCGGTTTGTGTCACTCCGATTAAATTAATCGATCAGGCGATCGCTATTGCGGCTTTACCAGAGGTCATTTTTTGTTCTTTTGGGGATATGTTAAGAGTCCCAGGAACTCAAAAAGATCTCTTAAGTATTAAAGCAACCGGGGCAGATATTCGGATTGTTTATTCCCCCTTAGATTGTCTCAAATTGGCTCAAGCTAACCCAGATAAACAAGTGGTATTTTTTGCGGTGGGGTTTGAAACCACTGCACCAGCTACAGCGATGGCCGCTTACCAAGCTTATCAACATGAGATAAAAAACTTTTCGATGGTCGTCTCTCATGTTTTAGTCCCGCCGGCAATGGAGGCAATTTTATCATCTCCTAATTGTCAGGTACAAGGGTTTTTAGCTGCGGGTCATGTGTGTACGGTAACAGGTTATCAAGACTATGAACCCATTGCCCTAAAATATCAAATTCCCATTATTGTAACTGGATTTGAACCGATCGATATTCTCCAAGGGATTTATTTATGTGTTAAACAGTTGGAATCCGGCCAAGCTTACTGCGAAAATCAATACACTCGTTCTGTTCAACAAAAGGGGAATCTCACCGCACAACAATTATTACAAGAAGTTTTTGAAGTTGTGCCCCGACAATGGCGAGGTATAGGGGAAATTTCACAAAGTGGGTTAGGATTGCGGGAAAAATACGCCCAAATAGATGCTTTAAAACGCTTTTATCCCCTGTCTGGTTCATCCTCTGAGTCTTATAATTCTCCTTGTATTAGTGGGGAGATTATGCAAGGCCACAAAAAACCCCATGATTGTCCGGCCTTTGGAAAAACTTGTAACCCAGAACATCCCCTAGGAGCGCCGATGGTATCCTCAGAAGGGTCTTGTGCGGCTTATTATCGCTATCGCAGTCAATTGATCGCCACTTAA
- a CDS encoding pyridoxine 5'-phosphate synthase: MLTLGVNIDHVATIRQARRTVEPDPLAAAVLAELGGADGITVHLREDRRHIQDRDVRLLRQTVRTHLNLEMAPTEEMISIALDIKPDYVTLVPEKREEVTTEGGIDLVSNFTRFAQVVDQLQGAGIPVSWFIDADPAQIEAASKTGAKFIELHTGKYAEALNEESRAQELESLKKGCEQALSLGLRVNAGHGLTYWNVYPVACLPGMEELNIGHSIISRAVLIGIDKAVREMKLAMRGQV; encoded by the coding sequence TTGCTGACCCTCGGTGTCAACATTGATCACGTAGCAACTATCCGACAAGCAAGACGGACAGTTGAACCCGATCCGTTAGCTGCTGCGGTTTTAGCTGAGTTAGGGGGAGCAGATGGCATTACTGTTCACCTACGAGAAGATCGTCGTCATATTCAAGACCGAGATGTGCGATTATTACGGCAAACGGTACGGACTCATCTTAATTTAGAGATGGCCCCCACCGAAGAAATGATCTCGATCGCTTTAGATATTAAACCTGACTATGTTACCCTTGTTCCTGAAAAGAGGGAAGAAGTCACGACAGAAGGCGGTATTGATCTTGTCAGTAATTTCACCCGTTTTGCTCAGGTGGTAGATCAGCTACAAGGCGCAGGAATTCCCGTAAGTTGGTTTATTGATGCCGATCCGGCTCAAATTGAGGCCGCTTCTAAAACTGGGGCGAAGTTTATCGAGTTGCATACCGGTAAATATGCAGAAGCGTTAAACGAAGAAAGCCGCGCTCAGGAACTAGAAAGTCTGAAAAAAGGCTGTGAACAGGCTCTTTCTTTAGGGTTACGGGTTAATGCCGGTCACGGGTTAACTTATTGGAATGTCTATCCTGTTGCTTGTCTGCCGGGTATGGAAGAACTCAATATCGGCCATAGTATTATTAGTCGGGCAGTATTGATCGGCATCGATAAGGCGGTTCGAGAAATGAAACTCGCTATGCGAGGACAGGTTTGA
- a CDS encoding MgPME-cyclase complex family protein has translation MTTYYYVLASQKFLLEEEPFEEVLRERRRDYQEKNKEIDFWLIKQPAFLEAPPLASVKAQCPQPSVAVISTNQQFITWLKLRLEYVLTGEFEAPSDTIPNPLASLSSVA, from the coding sequence ATGACTACTTATTATTACGTTTTAGCCAGTCAAAAGTTTTTATTAGAAGAAGAACCTTTTGAGGAAGTTCTTCGGGAAAGAAGGAGAGATTATCAAGAAAAAAATAAAGAAATTGATTTTTGGCTAATTAAACAACCGGCTTTTTTAGAAGCCCCCCCATTAGCATCAGTTAAAGCCCAATGTCCTCAACCTTCGGTGGCAGTAATTTCAACCAATCAACAGTTTATTACTTGGTTAAAATTGCGCTTAGAATATGTGTTAACGGGAGAATTTGAAGCCCCGTCTGATACAATTCCCAATCCTTTGGCTTCTCTGAGTTCTGTTGCTTAA
- a CDS encoding sodium-dependent bicarbonate transport family permease: protein MDFLSYFLMDFVSQLQSPTLGFLIGGMVIAALGSELQIPDAIYKFIVFMLLIKVGLSGGIAIRNANLAEMLLPALFAVVTGILIVFIGRYTLAKLPKVRVVDAIATAGLFGAVSGSTMAAALTVLEEQGIEYEAWAAALYPFMDIPALVTAIVVASIYLSKKRNAAEKYLSKEEYYGKQEYYGDQDYYGDQRITAGGYPREEGGTAGKRVRIWPIVKESLQGSALSALLLGLVLGLLTRPESVYESFYDPLFRGLLSILMLIMGMEAWSRLGELRKVAQWYAVYAVVGPLVHGFIAFALGMIAHYATGFSFGGVVILAVIACSSSDISGPPTLRAGIPSANPSAYIGASTAIGTPVAIGLGIPLYIGLAQALMGS, encoded by the coding sequence GTGGATTTCTTGTCCTATTTCTTGATGGACTTTGTGTCGCAGTTGCAGTCCCCGACACTCGGCTTTCTGATTGGGGGTATGGTCATTGCCGCCCTCGGTAGCGAACTGCAAATTCCAGATGCAATCTATAAGTTCATCGTCTTCATGCTGCTCATTAAAGTCGGTCTGAGTGGCGGCATTGCGATCCGCAACGCCAATCTGGCGGAGATGCTGTTGCCCGCGCTGTTCGCTGTGGTAACGGGTATCCTTATCGTGTTCATTGGGCGCTACACTTTGGCCAAGCTGCCGAAGGTCAGAGTCGTGGATGCCATTGCGACCGCAGGCTTGTTCGGGGCCGTGAGTGGTTCTACCATGGCCGCCGCCCTGACGGTACTTGAAGAGCAAGGCATCGAATACGAGGCCTGGGCTGCTGCACTCTATCCCTTCATGGACATCCCAGCACTCGTGACTGCGATCGTCGTGGCCAGCATTTATCTGAGCAAGAAGCGCAATGCTGCAGAGAAGTATCTCAGCAAGGAGGAGTATTACGGCAAGCAGGAGTATTACGGCGATCAGGACTATTACGGCGATCAGCGCATTACCGCAGGCGGGTATCCCAGAGAGGAGGGCGGTACCGCAGGCAAGCGGGTTAGAATATGGCCGATCGTCAAGGAAAGCCTCCAGGGATCTGCCCTATCGGCACTGCTGCTCGGCCTCGTTCTAGGTCTGCTGACCCGGCCAGAAAGTGTCTATGAAAGCTTCTACGACCCCCTCTTTCGCGGCCTGCTTTCGATCCTGATGCTGATCATGGGTATGGAGGCATGGTCAAGGCTTGGCGAGCTACGCAAGGTAGCCCAGTGGTACGCCGTATATGCTGTAGTCGGGCCCCTGGTGCATGGGTTCATAGCCTTCGCTCTCGGCATGATTGCCCATTACGCCACAGGATTCAGTTTTGGCGGTGTCGTGATTCTGGCCGTCATCGCCTGCTCCAGTTCAGACATCTCAGGGCCGCCTACTTTACGAGCCGGTATCCCGTCGGCTAATCCCTCCGCCTACATAGGCGCGTCCACAGCCATCGGCACGCCGGTTGCGATTGGTTTGGGAATACCGCTCTACATCGGGCTCGCCCAGGCGCTGATGGGCAGCTGA
- a CDS encoding transposase, with translation MKRKKINTETHYAVTRIGYCIGGDVEKARIMAKRAGRLRSDIWNKYGSLQAWGISHQELYKEFQKTNPPSMYQLPQKQWQKTFERVINDIHACQEAASTIVIRKIYRHFKPEKDKTGKDIHSTSFRGELIKSLKTQEWMQYPLLHRWMRKAYHRGHTYVNNQICVGISNGAKVERVSRNVVKITISGDLIKPRQYEKLTLLFKVGRVTPKGLFQIIFDDVQNEVRLHFPHIVKIKPASGEGKCGLDKGYTEAFTDSQNVTYGDGIGKVMERSVSKRHIRGKGRNKLYQIAIEKNKHHIFQCNLTKKRHQTSENRKKQTLNTMIRTGVNQFFDTYQHAITEDLSFVIKNKKMNRQVNRNLTEWCKGTLSLALEEISYRRSSSVTVVNAAYTSQVDSRYGVLLGTRSGDQFFTFDGKVLQADGNAGRNIEARLDDPHISRFMKSNEVREVLIKRTVSFLEQRDLTLDDAINLGWFNPRHLKGISKEAGGRSESPVA, from the coding sequence ATGAAACGTAAGAAGATCAACACCGAAACTCATTACGCAGTTACCCGAATCGGTTACTGTATCGGTGGCGATGTCGAAAAAGCCCGAATTATGGCGAAACGGGCGGGAAGATTACGTTCAGATATTTGGAACAAGTACGGCAGTCTTCAAGCTTGGGGGATTTCTCATCAAGAGCTTTATAAAGAGTTTCAAAAAACCAATCCCCCATCAATGTATCAACTGCCTCAAAAGCAATGGCAAAAAACTTTTGAGAGAGTTATTAATGATATCCATGCTTGTCAAGAGGCAGCCTCTACCATTGTAATTAGAAAAATTTATCGTCATTTTAAACCAGAGAAAGATAAGACGGGAAAAGACATTCACTCGACCTCTTTTCGGGGGGAATTAATTAAAAGTTTAAAGACACAAGAATGGATGCAATATCCCTTACTGCATCGTTGGATGAGAAAAGCTTATCATCGGGGTCATACTTATGTAAATAATCAAATTTGTGTGGGAATTAGTAATGGTGCGAAAGTAGAAAGAGTCAGTCGTAATGTGGTTAAAATAACCATTTCAGGGGATTTAATTAAACCCCGTCAGTACGAAAAGTTAACCCTATTGTTTAAGGTAGGTCGAGTTACCCCCAAAGGATTATTTCAAATTATTTTTGATGATGTCCAAAACGAGGTACGATTACATTTTCCTCATATTGTTAAAATCAAACCAGCAAGCGGTGAAGGAAAATGTGGTTTAGATAAGGGTTACACTGAGGCTTTTACGGATTCACAAAATGTCACTTACGGGGATGGAATTGGCAAAGTCATGGAACGTTCTGTTAGTAAAAGACATATCAGAGGTAAAGGAAGAAATAAGTTGTATCAAATAGCGATCGAAAAAAATAAACATCATATTTTTCAATGTAACTTGACAAAAAAGCGTCATCAAACTTCTGAGAACCGCAAAAAACAAACCCTAAATACGATGATTAGAACGGGGGTTAATCAGTTTTTTGATACCTATCAACACGCCATTACAGAAGATTTAAGCTTTGTGATTAAGAATAAAAAAATGAACCGTCAAGTTAATCGTAACTTGACGGAATGGTGCAAAGGAACACTATCACTAGCACTCGAAGAGATTTCCTACCGCCGCTCGTCATCAGTAACGGTAGTGAATGCTGCTTACACCTCGCAGGTTGATTCTCGTTATGGGGTTCTTTTAGGAACTCGATCTGGGGATCAATTCTTCACCTTTGATGGGAAGGTGTTACAAGCAGATGGTAATGCTGGCCGTAACATTGAAGCTCGTTTAGATGACCCCCACATCAGTCGATTTATGAAATCAAATGAAGTGAGGGAAGTTTTGATTAAACGGACGGTATCCTTCTTGGAGCAAAGGGATTTAACCCTTGATGATGCTATCAATTTGGGTTGGTTTAATCCAAGGCATCTTAAGGGAATCTCCAAGGAGGCAGGGGGTAGGAGTGAATCCCCAGTGGCTTAG
- a CDS encoding IS607 family transposase, whose amino-acid sequence MYLTPKQVQEKFGYHPKSLSRWADEGLIEYTKSPGGHRRYLLSSLEKVAKTAEDRREVILYVRVSTHSQKEDLKSQREYVSSYYPQCKCISDIGSGLNFKRKKFLILMEQVANHEVKKIVVAHKDRLCRFGFDFVEWFCNLNGCQIEVLNHTYKSPHQELMDDFMAVMHCFSSKLYFLRSYEKKIQQYIDKSDKA is encoded by the coding sequence GTGTATTTAACCCCTAAGCAAGTACAAGAAAAATTTGGCTACCACCCGAAGTCTTTATCAAGATGGGCAGATGAAGGCTTGATAGAATACACAAAAAGTCCGGGGGGACACAGACGCTACTTACTGTCATCCTTAGAAAAAGTGGCAAAAACCGCAGAAGATAGGAGAGAGGTCATCTTATATGTACGAGTTTCAACTCATTCCCAGAAAGAAGATTTAAAATCTCAAAGGGAATATGTAAGTTCTTACTATCCTCAATGTAAATGTATTTCAGATATCGGGTCAGGATTGAACTTCAAAAGGAAAAAATTTCTCATTCTTATGGAACAAGTAGCCAATCATGAAGTAAAAAAGATAGTAGTTGCCCATAAAGACCGACTATGCCGTTTTGGGTTTGATTTTGTCGAGTGGTTCTGTAATTTGAATGGATGTCAAATTGAAGTGCTAAATCACACTTATAAATCGCCTCATCAGGAACTAATGGATGATTTTATGGCAGTCATGCACTGTTTCTCCAGCAAGCTTTATTTTTTGAGAAGCTATGAAAAAAAGATCCAACAATATATAGACAAATCAGATAAAGCGTAG
- a CDS encoding P-II family nitrogen regulator, with the protein MTQKASKLVIVTEKVLLKKVAKIIDEAGATGYTVVAAGGKGSRGVRSSGQPTVGDTFSNVKFEVLTPNRDMAVKISDLVAAQFFDDYSGIAYICDVMEVLHAHIF; encoded by the coding sequence ATGACCCAGAAAGCCAGCAAGCTCGTCATCGTCACGGAAAAGGTGCTGCTGAAAAAGGTCGCCAAGATCATCGACGAAGCCGGTGCTACCGGTTACACGGTGGTGGCCGCTGGCGGTAAAGGCAGTCGCGGCGTGCGATCGTCGGGACAACCCACCGTTGGCGACACCTTCTCGAATGTAAAGTTCGAGGTTCTCACCCCCAATCGGGATATGGCCGTGAAGATTTCGGATCTGGTCGCAGCGCAGTTTTTCGACGATTATTCGGGCATCGCCTATATCTGTGACGTGATGGAGGTACTGCACGCGCACATATTTTGA
- a CDS encoding FKBP-type peptidyl-prolyl cis-trans isomerase — translation MAQAKLGDQVKVHYTGKLDNGMVFDSSVDRTPLEFSIGEGNVIPGFEEAVIGMSPGDSKTVTIGSNEAYGPYYEELVMIIDRQQIPSDLELEIGQQLQIRQETGQTIPVVVRELSENDVTLDANHPLAGEDLTFEIELVEIG, via the coding sequence ATGGCACAAGCTAAACTCGGCGATCAAGTAAAAGTTCACTATACCGGCAAATTAGATAATGGTATGGTATTTGATTCTTCTGTTGATCGGACTCCTCTAGAATTTTCTATTGGAGAAGGAAATGTAATTCCAGGTTTTGAAGAGGCGGTGATTGGCATGAGTCCAGGGGACTCTAAAACCGTTACGATTGGGTCTAATGAAGCTTATGGGCCTTATTATGAAGAATTGGTCATGATCATCGATCGTCAACAAATTCCCTCAGATTTAGAGCTTGAGATAGGCCAACAATTACAAATTCGTCAAGAAACCGGTCAGACTATTCCGGTGGTTGTCAGAGAGCTTTCTGAAAATGATGTCACACTAGATGCTAATCACCCCTTAGCGGGAGAAGATTTGACCTTTGAAATAGAATTAGTCGAAATTGGCTAG
- a CDS encoding pentapeptide repeat-containing protein — MIIPKEIQQVLNSKQCCGCDLRGVNLRGMQLMNVDFTKANLGQCNLWAVDLSGAILVHALLKGANLQDAKLVKANLTQADLSYADLSNADLSYADLREAILFRCRLNWANLTSTNLFNANLENAILVNCDLSGAILKGANLSQAQMIGVKLYDVDLRGANLSNAKLTASKIKNTNLTGANLSGAKLNEVKLDETNLSHADLTHVNLSHANVNKVNLKDTKLDRVSLKYKDLLDGFKEGDQRENL, encoded by the coding sequence ATGATAATACCAAAAGAAATACAACAAGTCTTGAATTCCAAGCAGTGTTGTGGCTGCGATCTCAGAGGGGTTAACCTTAGAGGAATGCAACTGATGAACGTCGATTTTACCAAAGCTAATCTCGGACAATGTAATTTATGGGCGGTCGATCTCAGTGGTGCAATTTTAGTTCATGCTCTGTTGAAGGGAGCTAATTTACAAGATGCCAAACTGGTTAAGGCTAATTTAACTCAAGCAGATCTCAGTTATGCCGATCTCAGTAATGCAGACCTGAGTTATGCTGATCTTAGAGAAGCGATCTTATTTCGTTGTCGTCTCAATTGGGCAAATTTAACCTCTACCAACTTATTTAATGCTAATCTGGAGAATGCGATTCTCGTCAACTGCGATCTTTCAGGAGCTATCTTAAAAGGAGCTAATTTAAGTCAAGCTCAGATGATTGGGGTTAAACTTTATGATGTAGATCTCAGGGGAGCTAATCTTTCTAACGCTAAACTGACTGCCTCGAAAATCAAAAATACTAATCTGACCGGAGCGAATTTATCGGGGGCTAAACTCAATGAGGTTAAACTTGATGAAACTAACCTAAGTCATGCGGATTTAACTCATGTTAATTTATCTCATGCCAATGTTAATAAAGTTAATCTAAAAGATACTAAACTCGATAGAGTTAGCTTAAAATATAAAGATTTACTGGACGGTTTTAAAGAAGGAGATCAGAGGGAAAATCTTTAG
- a CDS encoding ABC transporter ATP-binding protein: MIEAINLTKTYNGFPAVDRVSFQVNEGETLGLIGTSGCGKTTTLKMLNRLIEPSSGSIFIAGEDIRQHPPEKLRRRIGYVIQNTGLFPHFTVAENVAIVPRLLKWKEQRILQRTTELLELVGLSPETFAHRYPKELSGGQQQRVGLARALAADPPIILLDEPFGALDQITRHQIQEEFKRLKRLFSRTMVLVTHDISEAVLLCDRLALMDRGKLQQLGTPKELIFEPKNEFVRDFFKNNRFQLELQITCLKDILPYLSSEDLKEVIPQVYWENQNLLEVLEAQEHSSLKSSLIEIRDQEGNYLMITSLVNILSAFYQLKNQ; this comes from the coding sequence ATGATAGAAGCGATTAACCTGACGAAAACTTATAATGGATTTCCAGCAGTAGATCGGGTTTCTTTTCAAGTGAATGAAGGAGAAACATTAGGATTAATTGGGACAAGTGGGTGCGGAAAAACCACCACTTTAAAAATGCTCAATCGTCTCATTGAACCCAGTTCGGGGTCTATATTTATAGCCGGAGAAGATATCCGACAACACCCGCCGGAAAAACTTCGACGCAGAATCGGTTATGTGATTCAAAATACAGGGTTATTTCCTCATTTTACTGTAGCTGAAAATGTTGCTATTGTTCCCCGTTTATTGAAATGGAAAGAACAGCGAATTCTTCAACGGACTACGGAATTATTAGAATTAGTTGGGCTTTCCCCCGAAACCTTTGCCCATCGTTACCCTAAAGAATTAAGTGGGGGACAACAACAGCGAGTAGGGTTAGCAAGGGCATTAGCCGCCGATCCTCCGATTATTTTATTAGATGAACCTTTTGGGGCATTAGATCAGATTACTCGCCATCAAATTCAAGAAGAATTTAAACGGTTAAAACGGTTATTTTCTCGAACAATGGTATTAGTCACCCATGATATTAGTGAAGCCGTCTTATTATGCGATCGCCTTGCGTTAATGGACAGAGGAAAACTTCAACAACTGGGAACACCAAAAGAATTAATTTTTGAGCCTAAAAATGAGTTTGTCAGAGATTTCTTTAAAAATAATCGATTTCAATTAGAATTACAAATTACCTGTTTAAAAGATATTTTACCCTATTTATCATCCGAAGACTTGAAAGAAGTTATTCCCCAAGTTTATTGGGAAAATCAGAATTTATTAGAAGTTTTAGAAGCTCAGGAACACTCGTCTTTAAAATCTTCGTTAATTGAGATTAGAGACCAAGAGGGAAATTATTTGATGATCACAAGTTTGGTCAATATTTTAAGTGCTTTTTACCAGCTAAAAAATCAATAA
- a CDS encoding ABC transporter ATP-binding protein, whose protein sequence is MKQPVILNLSQITKQFSSHSHPAVEEVSLTLAQGEILGLLGPSGCGKTTLLRIIAGFDQPSRGTVEIAGQKVADHRSCLPPEKRNTGMVFQDYALFPHLTIAENVGFGLKRQGQKVDRQQIKQRVGEVLQLVNLSGLENRYPHQLSGGQQQRVALARALAPQPALILLDEPLSNLDVQVRQYLRHEIRHILKATGISAIFVTHDQEEAMAICDKIAVMRQGKLEQLGTPEDIYTQPTSRFVAEFVTGANFLPAKRSGNLWQTEIGTWELINTASFEEGELMVRQEDIGLKPDETASVVISDRQFLGREYRYCLETPSGNQIHVRTTSSTQLPIGTKVKLLINFDTAQIFPVNGVKPSLSNPVSVAI, encoded by the coding sequence ATGAAACAACCCGTAATTCTAAATCTGTCCCAAATTACTAAACAATTTTCTAGCCATTCTCATCCGGCGGTAGAAGAGGTAAGTTTAACATTAGCACAGGGAGAGATACTAGGATTACTCGGCCCTTCCGGATGTGGAAAAACAACTCTGTTACGGATCATTGCCGGATTTGACCAACCTTCACGAGGAACGGTAGAAATTGCCGGACAAAAAGTAGCTGATCACAGATCTTGTTTACCGCCAGAAAAACGGAATACGGGGATGGTGTTTCAAGATTATGCCTTATTTCCCCATTTAACGATCGCTGAAAATGTCGGTTTTGGATTGAAAAGACAAGGACAAAAAGTTGATCGTCAACAGATTAAACAAAGAGTCGGTGAAGTTCTTCAATTAGTCAATTTATCGGGACTAGAAAACCGCTATCCCCATCAACTTTCAGGAGGACAACAGCAACGAGTGGCATTAGCTAGAGCATTAGCCCCCCAACCGGCGTTAATATTATTAGATGAACCTTTAAGTAATTTAGATGTACAAGTTCGTCAATATCTTCGTCATGAAATTCGCCACATTCTTAAAGCTACCGGAATTTCTGCGATTTTTGTCACTCACGATCAAGAAGAAGCGATGGCTATTTGCGATAAAATTGCAGTCATGCGTCAAGGAAAACTGGAACAATTAGGAACTCCAGAAGACATTTATACTCAACCGACCTCCCGTTTTGTGGCTGAATTTGTGACTGGAGCAAACTTCTTACCCGCCAAGCGATCGGGGAATTTATGGCAAACAGAAATCGGAACTTGGGAATTAATCAATACGGCTTCTTTTGAAGAAGGGGAATTAATGGTTAGACAAGAAGATATTGGTCTTAAACCCGATGAAACCGCATCAGTTGTGATTAGCGATCGACAATTTTTAGGACGGGAATATCGTTACTGTTTAGAAACTCCTTCGGGGAATCAAATTCACGTTCGGACGACCTCTAGCACCCAGTTACCGATAGGAACAAAAGTTAAGTTATTAATTAACTTTGATACGGCGCAAATTTTTCCAGTTAATGGAGTTAAACCCTCTTTATCTAATCCGGTTTCTGTTGCTATTTAA